Proteins found in one Bremerella volcania genomic segment:
- a CDS encoding AraC family transcriptional regulator — MNEENSFFHYLPISDQDMQFGFYVTGGGRGTVPPNVNYPPGQHPGIYHFSWERGRELPEFQIQFISSGRGEFESAPSGRVSIEGGTLFLLFPGVWHRYRPKREIGWTERWLSIHGEFMHRLVEQGTISPDNAFAKLDAAEADSFLETFDRLLNRIHADPLRHTPTVCANAMELLTLSMEHLPTVQRPAASTYTGRTNPVDDPIVNRALDIIWTHSDRPLSVNQLVASLPTTRRTLERKMMASLGHTVLDEINHCRLLRAKRLLTETSLPIKSVAYLAGFSSQERFRRLMVAKEGCPPGEYRHRERSNEKPKRS, encoded by the coding sequence GTGAACGAAGAAAACAGTTTCTTTCATTACTTGCCCATTTCCGATCAAGACATGCAGTTCGGCTTCTATGTCACCGGAGGGGGCCGCGGCACCGTCCCGCCGAATGTGAACTATCCACCGGGGCAGCACCCGGGCATCTATCACTTCTCGTGGGAACGAGGACGCGAACTGCCGGAGTTTCAGATCCAGTTCATCAGCTCGGGGCGCGGCGAATTCGAGTCAGCCCCCAGTGGTCGCGTTTCGATCGAGGGAGGAACGCTCTTTCTCCTGTTCCCCGGTGTTTGGCATCGCTATCGCCCCAAACGCGAGATTGGCTGGACCGAGCGGTGGCTGTCGATCCATGGCGAGTTCATGCACCGACTCGTCGAACAGGGGACCATTTCTCCCGACAACGCCTTCGCGAAGTTGGATGCGGCTGAAGCCGACTCGTTCCTTGAGACGTTCGACCGACTGCTCAATCGCATCCATGCCGATCCGCTGCGACATACGCCGACGGTTTGCGCCAATGCCATGGAACTGCTGACATTGTCCATGGAGCACCTACCCACCGTGCAGCGTCCCGCCGCGTCCACATACACCGGTCGCACCAACCCAGTGGACGACCCCATCGTCAATCGAGCGCTCGACATCATCTGGACCCACAGCGACCGCCCCCTCTCAGTCAATCAGTTGGTGGCATCCCTGCCAACAACACGCCGCACGCTCGAACGCAAGATGATGGCCAGCCTGGGGCACACCGTGCTTGACGAGATCAATCACTGCCGACTTTTACGTGCCAAGCGTTTGCTCACCGAAACAAGCCTACCGATTAAGTCGGTTGCCTACCTGGCCGGATTTAGCAGCCAGGAACGCTTCCGTAGGCTAATGGTGGCGAAAGAAGGATGCCCGCCGGGCGAGTACCGGCATCGCGAGCGATCCAACGAGAAGCCGAAGCGGTCGTAA
- a CDS encoding DUF2625 domain-containing protein has protein sequence MRTLEELIDESDPGMQRIQEWIAAATVHVEILPPSDQREQVLLDVQVTTRSTMGAIAYETGGIVVDDGWLRFLGSGHPSFTRTLPAWNQGRSHGFYLIADDAIGGFFSINGGKLGEDFGNVYYLAPDDLEWEPLEIGYTDLFHIAVTGGLSDFYRDLRWTSWQADARRLARDRCFFFYPFLWTAEGSIAKSTRNDVPASEAFDLKNDLFQQFSGD, from the coding sequence ATGCGAACGTTGGAAGAACTTATCGACGAAAGTGATCCTGGGATGCAGCGCATTCAAGAATGGATCGCGGCGGCGACGGTTCACGTCGAGATCCTGCCTCCATCCGATCAGCGCGAACAGGTACTGCTGGATGTGCAGGTCACAACTCGCAGTACCATGGGTGCGATCGCCTACGAAACGGGCGGAATCGTCGTCGATGACGGCTGGCTACGTTTTCTCGGTTCCGGTCATCCAAGTTTCACGCGAACCTTACCGGCATGGAATCAAGGACGTAGCCACGGCTTCTACTTGATCGCGGACGACGCCATCGGCGGGTTCTTTTCCATCAACGGGGGCAAGCTGGGGGAAGACTTTGGCAACGTCTATTACCTGGCGCCGGACGATCTCGAATGGGAGCCTCTTGAGATCGGCTACACCGACCTGTTCCACATCGCAGTTACCGGCGGTCTGAGCGATTTTTATCGCGATCTGCGTTGGACATCTTGGCAGGCCGATGCCCGGCGACTTGCCCGGGATCGCTGTTTTTTCTTCTATCCTTTTCTCTGGACGGCCGAAGGTTCGATTGCCAAGAGTACCCGCAACGACGTCCCGGCATCCGAGGCTTTCGACCTGAAAAACGACCTTTTTCAGCAGTTTTCTGGGGATTGA
- a CDS encoding bestrophin family protein, with product MIVTDKESWLGMIFAVHGTTMESIWPRVAVVFFWSILITVIAYTFPEQAYTLTMAPFTVVGLALAIFLGFRNNASYDRYWEGRKLWGRMVNVCRSFTMQINTLVDDANSGDGTQTSGEVQQQRLHMVRLIICHIHALRHRLRDTDAATDLEEQLPGDAQLKHDLAQDNVPAAIADRISRQINSAWRKGRLDTYHVPLLHNCLTEMMGIQGGCERIKSTPIPYTYSVLTHRTVFIYCMALPCGLHDTVGPLTPLVVALVAYFFLGLDAVGDEIEQPFMTDDNDLPLLQLTTMIERNVLQLSGCPDEDLPEPIKPVDHLLI from the coding sequence ATGATCGTTACGGACAAAGAAAGCTGGCTGGGAATGATCTTCGCCGTTCATGGAACGACGATGGAATCGATCTGGCCGCGCGTCGCCGTTGTGTTTTTCTGGTCAATCCTGATCACGGTCATCGCTTACACCTTTCCCGAGCAAGCCTATACGCTGACCATGGCCCCGTTTACCGTGGTCGGCCTGGCCCTGGCCATCTTTCTCGGCTTTCGCAACAACGCGTCGTACGATCGCTATTGGGAAGGCCGCAAGCTGTGGGGACGCATGGTCAACGTCTGCCGAAGTTTCACCATGCAGATCAACACGCTCGTCGATGATGCCAACAGCGGGGATGGCACCCAGACTTCCGGCGAAGTCCAACAACAGCGCCTGCACATGGTGCGGCTGATCATTTGCCATATCCACGCCCTGCGGCATCGCCTGCGCGATACCGATGCGGCAACCGACCTGGAAGAACAGCTACCAGGCGACGCGCAGCTCAAGCATGACCTGGCCCAGGACAACGTTCCGGCGGCGATCGCCGATCGAATCTCGCGCCAGATCAATTCGGCTTGGCGCAAGGGGCGACTCGATACGTACCACGTCCCGCTGCTACACAACTGCTTGACGGAAATGATGGGCATCCAGGGAGGCTGCGAGCGGATCAAGAGTACGCCCATTCCGTACACCTACAGCGTGCTGACCCACCGCACCGTATTTATTTACTGCATGGCGCTTCCTTGCGGTCTGCACGACACGGTCGGACCACTGACGCCTCTGGTTGTCGCGCTGGTTGCTTACTTCTTCCTGGGTCTGGATGCCGTGGGGGATGAAATCGAACAACCCTTCATGACCGACGACAATGACTTGCCGCTGCTGCAGCTGACCACCATGATCGAGCGAAACGTCCTGCAGCTTTCCGGTTGCCCGGACGAGGATCTGCCGGAACCAATCAAACCGGTCGACCATTTATTGATCTAA
- a CDS encoding reverse transcriptase family protein, translating into MVAPAVTTTWQAPLNLRTPQDLSHWLDLKPGELAWFSDRRQLEAKQNKPKLQHYRYRLLPKRPGEFRLIEAPKPRLKTIQRRILKDILNHLPPHDASHGFRCGRSISSFARPHIGREVVLKMDLQDFFPSIRAAQVQAIFRSLGYPDCVADLLTGLCTNSAPTEIWNALDHAPPAKIQYKIRRYARPHLPQGAPTSPVLANLCAFRMDSRLAGLARKMNASFTRYADDLAFSGDCEFARICRRFSVHVAAIAMEEGYTVHYRKTKIMRKGVRQRIAGIVVNKRPNILRKDYDRLKAILSNCVRTGPASQNREGHDDFQSHLAGRVSFVEMIHPDRGRKLRAILEQIDWTVS; encoded by the coding sequence ATGGTCGCCCCTGCGGTTACAACGACCTGGCAAGCTCCCCTCAACCTTCGAACGCCGCAAGACCTGTCGCATTGGCTCGACCTCAAGCCAGGCGAACTGGCTTGGTTCTCAGATCGACGCCAACTCGAAGCCAAACAGAATAAGCCGAAGCTGCAACACTACCGCTATCGCCTGCTTCCCAAGCGGCCCGGAGAGTTTCGTCTGATCGAAGCCCCCAAGCCTCGACTGAAGACTATCCAGCGTCGAATTCTGAAAGACATCTTAAACCATTTGCCGCCGCACGATGCCTCGCACGGCTTTCGATGCGGCCGTTCGATTTCTTCCTTTGCCCGTCCGCATATTGGCAGGGAAGTTGTCCTCAAGATGGATCTTCAGGACTTCTTCCCATCGATTCGCGCCGCTCAGGTTCAGGCGATCTTTCGTTCGCTCGGCTACCCTGACTGCGTCGCTGACCTACTCACGGGTCTCTGTACGAACTCCGCCCCAACCGAGATCTGGAATGCGTTGGATCACGCCCCACCGGCAAAGATTCAATACAAAATACGCCGTTATGCGCGTCCTCACCTGCCGCAAGGGGCTCCAACATCACCCGTCCTGGCAAACCTTTGTGCCTTTCGAATGGACAGTCGATTAGCCGGCTTAGCCCGCAAGATGAATGCCTCGTTTACTCGCTATGCGGATGACCTGGCATTCTCCGGCGACTGCGAGTTCGCTCGAATCTGCCGTCGCTTCTCCGTTCACGTAGCCGCTATCGCCATGGAAGAGGGCTATACGGTGCACTACCGCAAGACCAAGATCATGAGGAAAGGAGTGCGACAACGAATCGCGGGAATTGTCGTTAACAAACGACCCAATATCTTGCGGAAGGACTACGATCGCCTGAAAGCAATCTTGTCCAACTGTGTTCGAACGGGCCCCGCTTCTCAAAATCGAGAAGGGCATGATGACTTCCAAAGTCATTTGGCAGGCCGTGTTTCGTTTGTGGAAATGATCCATCCCGATCGAGGACGAAAGTTGCGAGCGATCCTCGAACAAATCGACTGGACCGTGTCGTGA
- a CDS encoding right-handed parallel beta-helix repeat-containing protein, which translates to MKIPTLALCLALSFFSLSRAADLYVTPTGAGQKDGTAWDSAYAGGSLSQVIGNLKPGDTLQLGGGNYAGVPLTIDCRGTAEAPITIRGVDRGDGLPRFTHTWTIEAPGKGATAIRLGDKASHITFQNLRIDGYRTGIFADKAAGTEGRSHLAFDDVDVQHCRYGFYLSDCDDLRLEGCDLLRYSKHGFRLEQGCDRVVFRGCVADCSQADTQWEKHTELLPFGFNVNSGGAPNTHIAFEDCTAANNMMPLQKNRYKNGDGFVVEGNTVGTTLTRCRAIRNQDAGYDLKVEDVQLKDCIALANGRQVRIWTTATLENCYVGYGGTGIWCNGGPITAKLCTFYDLGVAAMTDDRAKHKITLTDCLIANCQSTQRQTASGGGVTLEETEVIQPQEKAKPGDKPATRPVPPWDGFGQPLVPESMASKGYHAVSN; encoded by the coding sequence ATGAAAATTCCCACGCTTGCCCTTTGTCTTGCCCTCAGCTTTTTCTCCCTATCGCGTGCTGCTGACCTATATGTCACGCCCACAGGTGCAGGACAGAAAGATGGAACCGCCTGGGATTCGGCATACGCTGGTGGATCGCTCTCCCAGGTTATTGGCAACTTGAAACCCGGCGATACGCTTCAGCTTGGTGGTGGAAACTACGCCGGCGTGCCGCTCACAATTGATTGTCGCGGAACGGCCGAAGCCCCGATTACGATCCGCGGAGTGGATCGCGGAGATGGCCTTCCCAGGTTCACGCATACCTGGACGATCGAAGCTCCTGGCAAAGGTGCCACGGCGATTCGCCTGGGCGACAAGGCATCGCACATCACGTTTCAAAACCTGCGCATTGATGGCTACCGCACTGGCATCTTTGCCGACAAAGCGGCCGGGACAGAGGGACGCTCGCATCTGGCGTTCGACGACGTCGACGTGCAGCATTGCAGGTATGGGTTCTACCTGAGCGATTGCGATGATCTGCGGCTCGAAGGCTGCGACCTGCTTCGCTACAGCAAACATGGTTTCCGGCTCGAGCAAGGGTGCGATCGTGTCGTTTTCCGCGGCTGCGTGGCTGATTGTTCTCAGGCGGACACCCAATGGGAAAAGCATACCGAGCTTCTGCCGTTCGGTTTCAACGTCAACAGTGGCGGTGCTCCAAACACGCACATCGCTTTCGAGGACTGTACCGCGGCGAACAACATGATGCCGCTGCAAAAGAACCGCTATAAAAACGGGGATGGGTTCGTTGTCGAAGGCAACACGGTCGGAACCACATTGACCCGCTGCCGTGCCATTCGCAATCAAGATGCCGGCTACGACTTAAAGGTCGAAGACGTGCAACTGAAGGATTGCATCGCCTTGGCCAACGGCCGCCAGGTGCGCATCTGGACGACGGCCACCTTAGAAAACTGCTACGTCGGCTACGGCGGCACCGGCATCTGGTGTAACGGAGGACCGATCACCGCGAAGCTGTGCACCTTCTACGACCTGGGCGTTGCCGCGATGACCGACGACCGCGCGAAACACAAGATCACGCTCACCGATTGCCTGATCGCTAACTGCCAATCCACCCAGCGCCAAACGGCCAGCGGCGGGGGAGTTACCTTGGAAGAGACGGAAGTGATCCAGCCGCAAGAGAAGGCAAAACCAGGCGATAAACCTGCCACGCGCCCGGTGCCCCCGTGGGATGGATTTGGCCAGCCACTGGTGCCTGAATCAATGGCCAGCAAAGGCTATCATGCCGTGTCCAACTAA
- a CDS encoding DUF1559 domain-containing protein, which yields MDRKLLPQRGFTLVELLVVIAIIGVLIALLLPAVQQAREAARRMQCTNNLKQIGLALHNYHDTHLVLPPATINAACRGCDAAPYPTAMKDNIRNITGHLLILPFLEQGAMHAQLDFRYPMGLASPADGDTPPDATDAAGNMAVLQGARIDLYACPSDPYDKLGTVTSDWYYNQNYARTSYGFIASDWNDYNNELYWHGSTSDSSKRPAFGDNGSAKFRDITDGLSSSILMCESPMQKESDSYGPFWGAYTHTYWLQMSRGINTPASPPNPRPYAWTPGSNHPGGCNALFGDGSIHFLSETTKLDTLRYLTRIGDGQVLEEY from the coding sequence ATGGATCGAAAACTTCTGCCTCAGCGGGGATTCACGCTGGTCGAACTCCTCGTAGTGATCGCCATTATCGGCGTCTTGATAGCGCTGCTGCTTCCAGCGGTTCAGCAAGCCCGCGAAGCGGCCCGGCGCATGCAGTGCACCAACAACCTGAAACAGATTGGCCTGGCGCTGCACAACTATCACGACACACATCTCGTGCTGCCGCCGGCAACGATCAACGCGGCATGTCGCGGCTGCGACGCGGCTCCCTATCCGACGGCGATGAAGGACAACATTCGTAACATCACCGGTCATCTGCTGATCTTGCCTTTCCTGGAGCAGGGGGCCATGCATGCTCAGCTCGACTTCCGCTATCCCATGGGTCTCGCTTCGCCCGCCGATGGCGATACGCCTCCCGACGCGACCGACGCCGCCGGCAATATGGCCGTGCTGCAAGGAGCACGCATCGATCTGTATGCCTGCCCATCCGATCCCTACGACAAGCTAGGCACCGTCACGTCCGATTGGTACTACAACCAGAACTATGCTCGCACCAGCTACGGTTTCATCGCCAGCGATTGGAACGACTACAACAATGAACTTTATTGGCACGGATCGACGAGCGATTCCAGCAAGCGGCCGGCATTCGGCGACAATGGATCGGCCAAGTTTCGTGACATCACCGATGGCTTAAGCAGTTCGATCTTGATGTGTGAATCACCGATGCAGAAAGAGTCCGACTCGTACGGTCCCTTCTGGGGTGCTTACACGCACACCTACTGGCTGCAAATGTCACGCGGGATTAACACGCCTGCTTCCCCGCCAAATCCACGCCCGTATGCCTGGACGCCGGGCAGCAACCATCCCGGCGGATGCAACGCACTATTCGGGGATGGCTCCATCCACTTCCTGAGCGAAACCACCAAACTCGACACGCTGCGTTATCTCACCCGTATTGGCGACGGTCAGGTTCTGGAAGAGTATTAA
- a CDS encoding HNH endonuclease: MDAGLVQRVRQRANDVCEYCRMPQAVHLLTFPIDHVIARQHGGEMDLENLALSSVRCNSFKGPNIAGLDPESGELTRLFHPRTDIWEEHFEVRQAYIHGQTAVGRTTVVVLNMNHSDYVALRESIILEGRFPG; the protein is encoded by the coding sequence ATGGATGCAGGGCTGGTCCAACGTGTTCGTCAGCGAGCCAACGATGTCTGCGAATACTGCCGCATGCCACAAGCAGTGCACCTGCTAACTTTTCCCATCGATCATGTGATTGCACGTCAACATGGCGGTGAGATGGACTTGGAGAATCTGGCGTTGTCCAGCGTTCGCTGCAATAGCTTTAAGGGGCCAAACATCGCGGGACTCGATCCTGAGTCGGGTGAGTTGACACGGTTGTTTCATCCGCGAACCGACATTTGGGAAGAACATTTCGAGGTTCGTCAGGCATACATTCACGGCCAGACGGCGGTTGGCCGTACAACCGTTGTCGTCTTGAACATGAACCATTCCGACTATGTTGCTTTGCGTGAGTCGATTATTCTCGAAGGGAGATTCCCTGGTTAA
- a CDS encoding arylsulfatase: MMQRIISWTLVLAIAFGIGLVPSIAAAAERPNILIMMVDDLGFSDFGCYGSEIETPNIDRLAKDGLRFRNFYNTGKCHSSRVSLLTGLYCDQAGSESLKRGVTIAEVLGNAGYTTAMVGKWHLSKQPTDFGFQKYFGHLSGATNFFKGDNTFRLNGEKWNDFDDDFYTTDANVKWAKRFLAESLEEHPDKPFFLYVAHNAPHYPLQAREEDFRKYENRYGDGWDKLRAARYERQLEMGLIPKQWALSPRPEHVPDWSSLTDDQQDWERRRMAAFAGMVDRVDQTTGDLVAFLKEKGVFDNTLILICSDNGACPFDRTRGKEYDTWDPRSYWCYDTGWSHVGNTPFRLHKQNQHEGGISSPLIAHWPAGMKTKPGAITDQPAHLIDFMATCVDLGKTEYPASWPNRELEPLQGLSLSPILAGETRKSHDFLYFHFSTNRAIREGKWKLVTHRASQWELYDIEKDGTELNNLADQYPKRVKELSKLWHKTAIETDHLKEKQALPVSGKKPPLLNKDGTPAKD; this comes from the coding sequence ATGATGCAACGAATCATTTCATGGACTTTGGTCTTGGCCATCGCGTTTGGCATCGGGCTGGTCCCCAGCATTGCCGCTGCCGCTGAGCGTCCGAACATCCTCATCATGATGGTCGATGACCTTGGGTTCTCCGATTTCGGTTGCTACGGCAGTGAGATCGAGACGCCCAACATCGATCGCCTGGCCAAGGATGGGCTCCGCTTCCGCAACTTCTACAACACCGGCAAGTGCCATTCGTCACGGGTATCGCTCCTGACGGGCTTGTACTGCGATCAAGCCGGCAGCGAGTCCCTCAAGCGTGGCGTCACGATTGCCGAAGTACTCGGCAACGCTGGCTACACCACGGCCATGGTGGGCAAGTGGCATTTGAGCAAACAGCCGACCGACTTTGGTTTTCAGAAGTACTTCGGCCACCTTTCCGGGGCCACCAACTTCTTCAAGGGGGACAACACGTTTCGTCTCAACGGCGAGAAATGGAACGACTTCGATGACGACTTCTACACCACCGACGCCAACGTGAAATGGGCGAAGAGGTTTCTTGCCGAGTCTCTGGAAGAGCATCCCGACAAGCCGTTCTTCCTGTATGTTGCCCATAATGCACCCCATTACCCGCTTCAGGCTCGCGAAGAAGATTTCCGCAAGTACGAAAACCGCTACGGCGACGGCTGGGACAAACTTCGCGCGGCACGTTACGAGCGACAGCTTGAAATGGGGTTGATTCCCAAGCAGTGGGCATTGTCTCCACGGCCCGAGCATGTTCCCGATTGGAGCTCCCTGACCGACGATCAACAGGATTGGGAGCGTCGCCGCATGGCTGCGTTCGCCGGAATGGTCGATCGGGTTGATCAAACGACCGGTGACCTGGTCGCGTTTCTGAAAGAGAAAGGAGTCTTCGACAATACCCTGATTCTGATCTGCTCGGACAACGGGGCCTGTCCGTTCGACCGCACCCGCGGCAAAGAGTATGACACGTGGGACCCACGTTCTTACTGGTGCTATGACACCGGCTGGTCGCATGTTGGCAACACGCCGTTTCGCCTGCACAAGCAGAACCAACATGAAGGTGGTATCTCGTCTCCGTTGATCGCTCACTGGCCAGCTGGCATGAAGACCAAGCCTGGCGCGATCACCGATCAGCCAGCCCACCTAATCGACTTCATGGCCACGTGCGTCGATCTAGGTAAGACCGAGTATCCCGCCAGCTGGCCCAATCGCGAGTTGGAGCCGCTGCAAGGTCTCTCGCTGTCACCCATCCTGGCAGGCGAAACCCGCAAGTCGCATGACTTCCTGTACTTCCATTTCTCCACCAATCGAGCCATTCGGGAGGGTAAATGGAAGTTGGTCACGCATCGTGCTTCGCAGTGGGAACTGTACGACATTGAAAAGGATGGGACCGAGCTGAACAATCTTGCCGATCAGTACCCCAAACGTGTGAAGGAGCTTTCGAAGCTCTGGCATAAGACGGCCATCGAGACCGATCACCTGAAGGAGAAACAGGCTCTGCCCGTCTCGGGCAAGAAGCCACCACTGTTGAACAAAGACGGCACGCCGGCCAAGGACTAG
- a CDS encoding DUF1559 domain-containing protein, with protein sequence MKRDVLASRRSFSPQRGFTLVELLVVIAIIGVLIALLLPAVQQAREAARRMQCSNNLKQIGLALHNFHDTYGNLPPGGSRTGHGGYTWGTFILPFIEQPAVWDAILEESGNYPPDPTGKSGSIYCGCHQYGVWTTPGPEATVLEAFICPSDTLAEVRPGSDMGHQCGKANYAGSLGHGHGSDNGFFNRFITSIRSLRDVTDGLSNTIAIGEAGGGRLAGAPDGENPTYPVWAGSPKGGSGTALTHWGPLREAWHGVPINLSNGGGPAGDPASWDKGFGSLHPGGAMFLFGDGSVHFLAETINLDAYDNLGQMNDGEVVGNY encoded by the coding sequence ATGAAACGCGACGTCTTAGCCTCACGACGATCGTTTTCCCCACAACGCGGTTTTACGCTGGTTGAATTGTTGGTGGTGATCGCCATTATTGGCGTTTTGATTGCCCTCTTGCTGCCCGCCGTGCAACAGGCACGCGAAGCGGCTCGTCGCATGCAATGCTCCAACAACCTGAAGCAAATCGGCCTGGCGCTGCATAACTTTCATGATACCTACGGCAACTTGCCTCCTGGCGGCAGCCGAACCGGTCACGGTGGATACACGTGGGGAACGTTCATTCTTCCCTTCATCGAACAACCGGCCGTTTGGGACGCTATCTTGGAAGAGTCTGGCAACTATCCTCCCGATCCAACCGGCAAGTCGGGCTCGATCTACTGCGGTTGCCACCAATATGGTGTGTGGACCACGCCTGGGCCGGAAGCGACCGTGCTGGAAGCGTTCATCTGTCCTTCCGATACGCTCGCTGAAGTTCGTCCCGGTTCCGACATGGGGCATCAATGCGGGAAGGCGAACTATGCCGGTAGCCTGGGGCACGGACATGGTTCCGACAATGGTTTCTTTAACCGATTCATTACTTCGATTCGATCGCTACGGGACGTGACCGATGGTTTGTCGAATACGATCGCGATCGGCGAAGCGGGGGGCGGTCGTCTTGCTGGTGCACCGGATGGCGAGAACCCAACCTACCCGGTTTGGGCGGGTAGCCCCAAAGGTGGTTCCGGCACGGCATTGACGCACTGGGGGCCACTGCGAGAAGCATGGCACGGCGTGCCGATCAATCTTTCCAACGGTGGCGGTCCGGCTGGTGATCCTGCTTCCTGGGACAAGGGCTTCGGTAGCTTGCATCCAGGCGGAGCCATGTTCCTGTTCGGCGATGGTTCGGTGCACTTTCTGGCTGAAACGATCAACCTGGATGCCTATGACAACCTGGGTCAGATGAACGATGGTGAAGTCGTCGGCAACTACTAG
- a CDS encoding cold-shock protein, with protein sequence MPEGIIKRLTDKGFGFIDTGQNKDLFFHLSNLDGVRFEELHEGQRVSYTEGQGPKGPRAENVKPV encoded by the coding sequence ATGCCGGAAGGTATCATCAAACGTCTCACCGACAAAGGCTTCGGTTTCATCGACACGGGTCAGAACAAGGACCTGTTTTTCCACCTCTCGAATTTGGACGGCGTTCGCTTCGAGGAACTTCACGAAGGTCAGCGCGTCTCCTACACCGAAGGCCAAGGCCCTAAGGGTCCACGTGCCGAAAACGTGAAGCCTGTTTAG